From the Periophthalmus magnuspinnatus isolate fPerMag1 chromosome 1, fPerMag1.2.pri, whole genome shotgun sequence genome, one window contains:
- the tet2 gene encoding methylcytosine dioxygenase TET2, with amino-acid sequence METEQARHETEETLRFVTSSNFPQKLQNGCQSLEGRSLHTGEDTNWNRHTPSTVTNFMKRHRESSSPASAAGLLDPAAHQMNGEMLNGEMKHAPPDQSFLVHQSKKLKVEPSRLADGFSDFNKAAEFQCNVPQTQMNVDKRNCNLSNGDVFGLVKNKQIISNGATSPPSTIEGTPGDLLEKTLSQYFPEHVSIAPQTTKTQINSFNGSDANKSDGANRNFTSGLPVSSQMSVGYVMNGFSNSYGENQHQHPQRQYQPPGYSRSQLAQNTHTVNALKQHPNGPERYPEKVDLQGVSQRSNHNSFVNHNVPQYEVQPQKYEQNTGNSATDGMTLQHPMHTGLANRAENTSLQAANMMNSQSPRWTERQSLQHEYMNATQPHSQENSLWRNHSAESQQRTSSPQVQKPVQRAPSHGTFADSSQGLKVLLSQQDSPLAQGHYTSTQHKTATEWQQSQSKTPLPDQSSPHQNKTESIYQGNIQQSEPLREQQYLHPQRPLSQPPQYDGQQLKSPIYRPHSQPQPCQPNANYADENRRQHLYSPNSGSSNLKQFPQQQSNNHCQPTNHVDYPLPSTQNQLHLPQQVQTKSEQQRRTSCSQLPLAPGDFQKHAALRMHLLQKQERHGPAHPTQSPGDLKYGIKTIKEEHADVYDFPGPSQEHVSLRPQVKQEPQEFLCDQSKKPGSILASMEQSLKQYQLSPVFEKKSIVINSNKVKVESSGAVTILSTKTDLKAEETVMATPALALKRPPDSTPKKEHLLQCFMDSPMKLLDTPIKNLLDTPLKTQYDIASCHCVEQISEKDEGPYYTHLGSAPSVQAIRELMEKRSGLTGRAIRIEKVIYTGKEGKSTQGCPIAKWVIRRSSAEEKLLVLVRERNGHSCVSACIIVALLVWDGISQSLADSLYSELSQTLTKYGAHTQRRCALNEERTCACQGFDPEFSGASFSFGCSWSMYYNGCKFARSKIPRKFKLLGDDVREEERLENNFQNLATLLAPLYKTMAPEAYGNQIEHEHRATDCRLGLKAGRPFSGVTACMDFCAHAHRDLHNMQGGSTVVCTLTREDNREIGKIPEDEQLHVLPLYKPSRTDEFGSEEGQQEKVRSGAIQILSAFRRQVRMLAEPAKSCRQKKLEAKKAAAQKNAMLENEKAEKALNVKTKNENSESTVLKTGPVPGVIGARMDPSQPHHHPGNIPYQQHHLQQQPPQAFPPPYPGTANSTNFPRYPNHPGSCPSTSKSGNMYPPQPPTSASSYPSPHHLQSSYMNGSSHPYTYQRNGSMPVGYPPFYGSNQTHLDMYQQRSSPLEQQYGVPQRYNYPPRYGEPGLQVNGYNPCGMGPVHPMRSPYTPYSPNGTTNAHYMDTHPRAPSAHGGLGNQFCGYPSPYLTPSPQIVPPGQDTLLSHVKTEMTSSHMLPGQVSAECQMPAAPSALQNGNAMGPGIKQEPGTPQTPTTPQKPEVWSDNEHNFLDPDIGGVAVAPSHGSVLIECAKRELHATTPLKNPDRNHPTRISLVFYQHKNLNEAKHGLALWEAKMAEKAREKEEEAERNGGEVMPSKSGKKGVKREHLEATESGEPPYKRFIQSLLEGSLSSTTNTYVSTSPYAFTKVTGPYRQFV; translated from the exons ATGGAAACAGAACAGGCCAGACATGAGACGGAAGAAACTCTGAGATTTGTCACCTCTTCGAACTTCCCCCAGAAACTACAGAATGGATGCCAGTCTTTGGAGGGACGTTCGCTGCATACTGGCGAGGATACAAACTGGAATCGTCACACTCCAAGCACAGTCACCAACTTTATGAAGAGGCATCGGGAAAGCTCCAGTCCTGCATCTGCAGCAGGATTGTTGGACCCTGCAGCCCACCAAATGAATGGAGAGATGCTAAATGGGGAGATGAAACATGCACCACCCGACCAGTCATTTTTGGTTCATCAGTCGAAAAAACTCAAGGTGGAGCCTTCACGTTTAGCTGACGGCTTTTCAGACTTTAATAAAGCAGCGGAATTTCAGTGCAATGTCCCACAGACGCAAATGAATGTGGACAAAAGAAATTGTAATTTATCCAATGGAGATGTATTTGGTCTAGtcaaaaacaagcaaattatTTCTAATGGTGCTACATCACCCCCATCTACCATAGAAGGCACTCCAGGAGATCTTTTAGAGAAAACATTGTCTCAGTATTTTCCTGAGCATGTATCAATTGCACCTCAAACAACCAAAACACAGATAAATTCCTTCAATGGTTCAGATGCAAACAAAAGTGACGGTGCTAATAGAAATTTCACCTCAGGATTGCCCGTATCATCCCAGATGTCTGTTGGCTATGTTATGAATGGTTTCTCCAATAGTTATGGAGAAAATCAACACCAGCATCCACAAAGACAGTATCAACCTCCCGGTTACTCTAGAAGTCAGTTGGCCCAAAATACACATACTGTAAATGCTCTCAAGCAGCATCCAAATGGCCCAGAAAGATATCCTGAAAAGGTGGACCTTCAGGGAGTCAGTCAGAGGTCTAACCACAACTCTTTTGTTAAccataatgttccacaatatgaagTTCAACCACAGAAGTATGAACAAAATACTGGTAACAGTGCAACTGATGGCATGACACTGCAACATCCAATGCATACTGGATTAGCCAATAGGGCTGAAAACACATCTCTGCAAGCAGCAAACATGATGAATTCCCAATCACCTAGATGGACTGAGCGCCAGTCTCTGCAGCATGAATACATGAATGCCACCCAACCCCATTCACAGGAGAATAGTTTGTGGAGGAACCACAGTGCTGAGTCTCAGCAGAGGACATCCAGTCCACAGGTTCAAAAACCAGTGCAAAGAGCCCCATCTCATGGTACATTTGCAGACAGCAGTCAGGGGTTaaaagttttgctgtcacagcaGGACTCTCCTCTAGCACAAGGACACTATACTTCAACCCAGCACAAAACTGCCACTGAGTGGCAGCAGTCCCAATCTAAAACACCTCTCCCAGATCAGAGTTCTcctcaccaaaataaaacagagaGCATCTACCAGGGCAACATTCAGCAGTCAGAGCCCTTAAGGGAACAGCAGTACTTGCATCCTCAGCGGCCGCTTTCACAACCCCCACAGTATGACGGGCAACAGCTCAAGTCTCCCATCTACAGACCTCATAGTCAACCTCAACCCTGCCAACCAAATGCGAATTATGCTGATGAAAATCGTAGGCAACATCTGTATTCTCCCAACTCAGGCAGCAGTAACCTCAAACAATTTCCACAACAGCAGTCCAACAACCACTGCCAACCAACAAACCATGTTGACTATCCCCTTCCATCTACACAGAACCAACTGCACTTACCACAGCAGGTACAGACTAAAAGTGAACAGCAGAGGAGAACATCATGCTCTCAACTACCTCTTGCTCCTGGAGATTTTCAGAAGCATGCGGCACTGCGAATGCATCTCTTACAAAAACAGGAGCGTCACGGTCCTGCACACCCCACTCAGAGCCCTGGTGATCTGAAATATGGTATTAAAACCATAAAGGAAGAACATGCTGATGTATATGATTTTCCTGGTCCCAGCCAGGAGCATGTGTCGTTAAGGCCACAAGTCAAACAAGAGCCCCAAGAGTTCTTGTGTGATCAAAGCAAGAAACCGGGCAGTATCCTGGCCTCCATGGAGCAAAGTCTGAAACAGTATCAGCTCTCACCAGTGTTTGAGAAAAAGTCAATTGTCATAAATTCAAATAAGGTCAAGGTTGAATCTTCAGGGGCAGTCACAATTTTATCAACAAAAACAGATCTAAAAGCAGAGGAAACAGTGATGGCAACCCCAGCACTAGCTTTGAAAAGGCCCCCTGATTCAACTCCCAAAAAAGAACACCTTTTACAATGCTTTATGGATTCTCCTATGAAGCTGCTCGATACACCCATCAAGAATCTGCTTGACACACCCCTCAaaacacagtatgacattgCATCCTGCCACTGTGTTG AACAAATCAGTGAGAAAGATGAAGGTCCATACTACACTCACCTGGGTTCAGCTCCCAGTGTCCAAGCAATCAGAGAGCTGATGGAGAAAag GTCTGGTCTAACAGGCAGAGCAATTAGAATTGAAAAAGTGATCTATACCGGCAAAGAAGGAAAAAGTACACAGGGCTGTCCCATAGCTAAATGG GTGATCCGCAGATCAAGTGCTGAAGAAAAGTTATTAGTTTTGGTACGCGAGCGGAATGGTCACAGCTGTGTGTCGGCCTGCATTATTGTAGCACTGCTGGTCTGGGATGGTATATCCCAGAGTCTTGCTGACTCTCTCTACAGTGAACTAAGTCAAACACTGACCAAATATGGTGCTCACACACAAAGACGTTGTGCTCTTAATGAAGA gAGAACTTGTGCATGCCAAGGTTTTGATCCTGAATTCAGTGGAGCCTCCTTCTCATTTGGCTGCTCCTGGAGCATGTACTACAATGGCTGTAAATTTGCAAGAAGCAAGATACCAAGGAAATTCAAACTACTTGGGGATGACGTGAGAGAG GAAGAAAGGCTAGAGAATAACTTTCAAAATCTGGCAACATTACTGGCTCCACTCTATAAAACTATGGCACCAGAAGCTTATGGTAACCAG ATTGAACATGAACACAGGGCAACAGATTGCCGACTTGGACTCAAAGCAGGACGTCCCTTCTCTGGAGTCACTGCTTGTATGGATTTTTGTGCTCACGCCCACAGAGACCTTCACAATATGCAGGGTGGCAGCACTGTA GTATGCACACTAACCAGAGAGGATAACCGGGAAATTGGAAAAATCCCGGAAGATGAGCAGCTCCATGTCCTGCCTCTTTACAAGCCTTCCAGGACAGATGAGTTTGGCAGTGAGGAAGGTCAGCAGGAGAAGGTCAGGTCCGGAGCCATCCAAATCCTCAGTGCTTTCCGCCGCCAGGTGCGCATGCTGGCAGAACCAGCCAAGTCCTGCCGTCAGAAAAAGCTGGAAGCAAAGAAAGCAGCTGCTCAGAAGAATGCTATGTTGGAAAATGAAAAGGCTGAGAAAGCCCTCAATGTTAAGactaaaaatgaaaacagcgagagcactgttttaaaaacag GGCCTGTTCCAGGAGTAATTGGAGCACGCATGGATCCAAGTCAGCCACATCACCATCCAGGCAATATTCCTTACCAGCAACACCATCTACAGCAGCAGCCTCCCCAGGCTTTTCCTCCTCCTTATCCTGGCACTGCTAATTCAACTAACTTTCCAAGGTATCCTAATCATCCAGGGTCTTGTCCAAGCACTTCCAAATCAGGCAACATGTATCCTCCACAGCCTCCAACATCAGCTAGCTCTTACCCTTCACCTCACCATTTACAAAGCTCTTACATGAATGGGTCCAGCCATCCATATACGTATCAACGTAACGGCAGTATGCCTGTTGGCTACCCTCCCTTCTATGGTTCAAACCAAACACATCTGGATATGTATCAGCAAAGATCATCCCCTTTAGAGCAGCAGTATGGAGTCCCTCAGCGCTACAACTATCCACCAAGGTATGGTGAGCCAGGTTTACAAGTTAATGGGTACAACCCTTGTGGCATGGGACCTGTTCATCCAATGAGATCACCTTATACTCCATATTCGCCCAACGGAACTACCAATGCTCATTATATGGACACTCATCCAAGAGCACCTTCAGCCCATGGAGGTCTTGGTAATCAATTTTGTGGATACCCAAGTCCATACCTCACGCCTAGCCCTCAAATTGTACCTCCAGGTCAAGATACATTGCTAAGTCATGTCAAAACAGAAATGACAAGTTCACATATGCTGCCTGGCCAGGTAAGTGCAGAGTGCCAAATGCCGGCAGCACCATCAGCTCTGCAAAATGGGAACGCTATGGGACCTGGAATCAAACAAGAGCCTGGAACGCCGCAGACACCAACAACACCTCAAAAGCCAGAAGTGTGGTCAGACAATGAACACAACTTCCTTGACCCTGATATTGGAGGGGTAGCAGTTGCACCCAGTCATGGCTCTGTACTAATTGAGTGTGCTAAACGTGAGCTTCATGCTACAACACCCCTTAAGAACCCAGATCGAAATCATCCAACACGCATCTCCTTGGTATTCTACcagcataaaaacctgaatgAGGCAAAGCATGGTTTGGCTCTATGGGAAGCTAAAATGGCTGAAAAAGCTCgtgagaaggaggaagaagcgGAGCGGAATGGGGGTGAAGTGATGCCCTCCAAAAGCGGCAAAAAGGGAGTCAAACGCGAGCATTTGGAGGCAACTGAAAGTGGGGAGCCTCCTTATAAGCGCTTCATCCAATCACTGCTTGAAGGATCTTTATCCAGCACAACCAATACATATGTCAGTACATCTCCTTATGCCTTCACCAAGGTCACTGGCCCTTACAGACAGTTTGTGTAG
- the ppa2 gene encoding inorganic pyrophosphatase 2, mitochondrial, which yields MMRPLLWRCSRGSFLKTLSTFRASGNKQIAQIHQLHLRLNMHYLTEERGRPNAPDYRIYFKTPEGKYISPFHDIPLFAEKEDNGVPAKRTKKSASEVLYNMVVEVPRWSNAKMEIATKEPLNPIKQDVKKGKLRYVANIFPHKGYIWNYGALPQTWEDPNHTDKNTECCGDNDPIDVCDIGSQVCRPGQVIQVKVLGILAMIDEGETDWKVIAINAEDPDAQNLNSIEDVRRSRPGHLEATIEWFKKYKVPDGKPENKFGFDGQFKDKDFAVEIIKSTHEHWRALVHKQSAAGDIDCKNVSCCDSPFKCSDEKANAVVQSAPAFGSAFAVSPDVDKWHFV from the exons ATGATGAGGCCGCTGCTGTGGCGCTGCTCGCGGGGCTCTTTTCTGAAAACCTTGAGCACGTTTCGAGCCTCTGGCAACAAACAGATCGCACAAATACACCAACTGCATTTACGACTAAACATGCATTATCTCACAGAAGAAAGAGGGCGCCCCAATGCCCCCGACTACCGGATTTATTTTA AAACCCCAGAGGGAAAGTACATTTCTCCGTTCCATGACATCCCACTCTTCGCAGAAAAAGAA GATAATGGCGTTCCAGCAAAGAGGACAAAGAAGAGTGCCTCTGAG GTGCTTTATAACATGGTGGTGGAAGTACCTCGATGGTCAAATGCCAAAATGGAG ATTGCTACAAAGGAACCTCTAAATCCAATCAAACAGGATGTAAAGAAAGGAAAGCTCAGATACGTAGCAAATATCTTTCCTCATAAAGGTTATATTTGGAACTATGGGGCTCTCCCACAG ACATGGGAGGATCCAAACCACACtgacaaaaatacagaatgTTGTGGTGATAATGACCCCATAGATGTTTGTGATATAGGCTCTCAG GTGTGTCGTCCAGGTCAAGTGATTCAAGTCAAAGTGCTGGGGATCTTAGCCATGATAGATGAAGGTGAAACAGACTGGAAGGTCATTGCTATCAATGCTGAAGACCCAGATGCTCAAAACCTCAACT CCATAGAAGATGTCCGCAGGAGCCGACCAGGTCACTTAGAAGCTACAATTGAATGGTTTAAGAAATATAAGGTTCCAGATGGGAAGCCTGAGAACAAATTTGGATTTGATGGGCAGTTTAAAGATAAG GACTTTGCAGTTGAGATCATTAAGTCCACCCATGAGCACTGGAGGGCACTAGTGCACAAGCAATCTGCTGCCGGGGACATTGATTG cAAAAATGTGTCATGCTGCGACAGTCCTTTTAAATGCAGTGATGAAAAAGCAAACGCTGTGGTCCAGTCG GCACCTGCATTTGGTAGTGCATTTGCTGTGTCTCCAGATG TGGACAAGTGGCATTTTGTCTAA